One segment of Oreochromis niloticus isolate F11D_XX linkage group LG8, O_niloticus_UMD_NMBU, whole genome shotgun sequence DNA contains the following:
- the LOC112847664 gene encoding paraneoplastic antigen Ma1 homolog codes for MVEEGKTTDDVSALLSTETPQENSPESIIRAVGDLLAKTMRPTSENTASRHLRTFSGQSPTPAGEESLDSWVEQARLMIEDCDCSEREKRRRIVESLKGPALEIIRAVRRDNPDASPESYVEALESAFGSLESGEDLYLAFRSLGQQRGEKLSDFLRRLERSLTKVMQRGGLPSHRVDRARTDQLIRGATESEIMLLQLRLRERKEEPPTFLKLLSEIREEEDHARARHESKATVRQVKVGEETKAKSTEVQELKAKIKELRSELKELTSKRSEAELMLKQTKKATRSPS; via the coding sequence ATGGTAGAAGAAGGCAAAACAACTGATGATGTTAGTGCCTTGCTGTCTACTGAAACCCCACAGGAAAACTCCCCTGAATCCATCATTCGGGCAGTCGGAGACCTGTTAGCAAAAACTATGCGACCTACCAGTGAGAATACTGCATCTCGACATCTGCGGACATTCTCTGGCCAGTCTCCTACTCCGGCAGGTGAAGAGAGCCTTGATAGCTGGGTTGAGCAGGCTCGCCTGATGATCGAAGATTGCGACTGCTCTGAGAGAGAGAAGCGAAGGAGAATAGTTGAGAGCCTAAAGGGACCAGCGTTGGAGATCATCCGAGCTGTACGGCGAGATAACCCTGATGCTAGCCCAGAGAGCTATGTAGAGGCTCTAGAAAGTGCATTTGGATCCCTGGAGTCAGGTGAAGACTTGTACCTCGCCTTCAGGAGCCTGGGTCAACAGCGAGGAGAAAAGCTGTCAGACTTCCTGAGAAGGTTGGAACGCTCTCTGACCAAAGTAATGCAGAGAGGGGGTCTCCCTAGCCATCGAGTCGACCGTGCACGTACTGACCAGCTTATACGGGGTGCAACTGAGTCAGAGATAATGTTACTGCAGCTAAGACTCAGAGAAAGGAAAGAGGAGCCACCTACTTTTCTGAAACTGCTCAGTGAGATTCGAGAAGAAGAAGACCATGCAAGAGCAAGGCATGAGTCAAAAGCCACAGTTAGACAAGTGAAAGTTGGCGAAGAGACAAAAGCCAAATCGACAGAGGTTCAAGAGCTCAAAGCCAAGATCAAAGAGTTACGCTCTGAGCTTAAAGAGTTAACAAGCAAGCGCTCAGAGGCCGAGCTAATGTTGAAACAAACCAAGAAAGCTACTCGGAGCCCTTCGTAG